A section of the Citrobacter farmeri genome encodes:
- the glk gene encoding glucokinase, with protein sequence MTKYALVGDVGGTNARLALCDIDSGEISQAKTYSGLDYPSLEAVVRVYLDERKVNVDAGCIAIACPITGDWVAMTNHTWAFSIAEMKKNLGFSHLEIINDFTAVSMAIPMLKKEHLIQFGGAEPVEGKPIAVYGAGTGLGVSHLVHVDKRWVSLPGEGGHVDFAPNSEEEAIILEVLRAEIGHVSAERVLSGPGLVNLYRAIVKSDGRLPENLQPKDITERALADSCTDCRRALSLFCVIMGRFGGDLALTLGTFGGVYIAGGIVPRFLEFFKASGFRGGFEDKGRFKAYVQDIPVYLIVHDNPGLLGAGAHLRQTLGQIL encoded by the coding sequence ATGACAAAGTATGCTTTAGTAGGTGATGTCGGCGGCACCAACGCCCGTCTTGCTCTGTGTGATATCGACAGCGGTGAAATCTCGCAGGCCAAAACCTATTCCGGTCTGGACTATCCCAGTCTGGAAGCTGTCGTGCGTGTTTACCTCGATGAGCGCAAGGTTAACGTTGACGCTGGCTGTATCGCGATTGCCTGCCCCATTACGGGTGACTGGGTCGCGATGACCAACCATACCTGGGCGTTTTCTATTGCAGAGATGAAAAAGAATCTTGGCTTCAGCCACCTGGAAATCATTAATGATTTCACCGCGGTGTCGATGGCGATCCCGATGCTGAAAAAAGAGCATTTGATCCAGTTTGGCGGTGCGGAGCCGGTTGAGGGTAAGCCTATCGCGGTTTATGGTGCGGGCACTGGGCTGGGGGTATCGCATCTGGTTCATGTCGATAAACGTTGGGTCAGCCTGCCGGGCGAAGGGGGGCACGTCGATTTCGCGCCGAACAGCGAAGAAGAGGCGATCATCCTTGAGGTACTGCGTGCAGAGATTGGTCACGTCTCGGCGGAGCGTGTACTTTCTGGTCCGGGACTGGTGAATTTGTATCGCGCGATCGTTAAATCCGATGGTCGTTTGCCGGAAAATTTGCAGCCAAAAGATATTACTGAACGCGCGCTGGCCGACAGCTGCACTGATTGTCGCCGCGCGCTCTCGCTGTTCTGTGTGATCATGGGACGTTTCGGCGGCGATCTGGCGTTAACGTTGGGCACCTTTGGCGGCGTCTACATCGCCGGTGGCATCGTGCCTCGTTTCCTGGAATTCTTTAAAGCCTCGGGCTTCCGTGGCGGTTTTGAAGATAAAGGTCGCTTTAAAGCGTATGTCCAGGACATTCCGGTATATCTGATCGTTCACGATAATCCCGGTCTGCTCGGCGCGGGGGCACATCTGCGCCAGACGTTAGGCCAGATTCTGTAA
- a CDS encoding DUF2058 domain-containing protein, whose protein sequence is MTKLTLQEQMLKAGLVTSKKMAKVQRTAKKSRVQAREAREAVEENKKAQLERDKQLSEQQKQATLAKEFKAQVKQLIEMNRITVAKGDIGFNFTDNNLIKKIEVDKLTQTQLINGRLAIARLVADNSGESEYAIIPASVADKIAQRDASSIVLHSALSQEEQDEDDPYADFKVPDDLMW, encoded by the coding sequence ATGACGAAACTTACCTTACAAGAGCAGATGCTGAAAGCGGGTTTAGTAACCAGCAAAAAGATGGCGAAAGTCCAGAGAACGGCTAAAAAATCACGCGTGCAGGCTCGTGAGGCAAGAGAGGCGGTCGAAGAAAATAAAAAGGCGCAGCTTGAGCGTGATAAACAGCTCAGTGAGCAGCAAAAACAGGCAACGCTGGCGAAAGAATTTAAAGCCCAGGTGAAGCAACTGATTGAAATGAACCGGATCACTGTCGCAAAAGGCGACATTGGCTTTAACTTCACCGATAACAATCTCATCAAAAAAATCGAAGTGGATAAGCTGACCCAGACGCAACTGATCAACGGACGTCTGGCCATTGCGCGTCTGGTGGCCGATAACAGCGGCGAGAGTGAATATGCGATTATCCCGGCCAGCGTCGCCGATAAGATTGCGCAGCGCGATGCCAGCAGCATCGTATTACACAGTGCGCTGAGTCAGGAAGAGCAGGATGAAGACGATCCGTATGCGGATTTTAAAGTGCCTGATGATTTAATGTGGTAA
- a CDS encoding RluA family pseudouridine synthase — translation MSTIIDTFIAPPCDDEIETLYQDDHLVLINKPAGLLSLSGKNPQNLDSVHYRLVQQFPGCTLVHRLDFGTSGLMVVARNKAINAALCHQFSQRTVSKVYSALLCGHLEADQGTIDAPIAKDPALFPLMSICPINGKPARSRYQVVERFARQLADGTSIPLTRVQLTPETGRTHQLRLHCQQVGHPILGCDLYGGRLLPGTEHTSRLMLHASELRFVHPVSGEQINVHHAAPF, via the coding sequence ATGTCTACGATCATTGATACCTTTATTGCCCCACCATGCGACGATGAAATAGAGACGCTCTATCAGGACGATCACCTGGTGTTGATCAATAAGCCTGCCGGGTTACTCAGTCTTTCAGGGAAGAATCCGCAAAATCTTGATTCGGTACATTATCGGCTGGTTCAGCAATTCCCTGGCTGCACGCTGGTCCACCGCCTGGATTTCGGCACGTCCGGACTGATGGTGGTGGCGCGGAATAAAGCGATCAATGCCGCCCTCTGCCACCAGTTCAGCCAGCGCACCGTCAGCAAAGTCTACAGCGCGCTGCTCTGTGGACATCTGGAAGCTGACCAGGGAACGATCGACGCGCCGATTGCCAAAGATCCCGCCCTGTTTCCGCTGATGTCGATTTGCCCAATCAATGGCAAACCCGCACGGTCTCGCTATCAGGTCGTTGAGCGTTTTGCCCGGCAACTGGCCGATGGGACCTCTATACCGTTAACGCGGGTCCAACTCACGCCCGAAACCGGGCGCACACATCAGCTACGCCTTCATTGCCAGCAAGTGGGGCACCCGATTCTGGGCTGCGACCTGTATGGCGGTCGCCTGCTGCCCGGTACAGAACACACTTCGCGTTTAATGCTTCACGCCAGCGAACTGCGCTTTGTTCACCCCGTCAGCGGAGAGCAAATTAACGTTCATCACGCCGCGCCGTTTTGA
- a CDS encoding cold-shock protein, giving the protein MAMNGTITTWFKDKGFGFIKDENGDNRYFHVIKVANPELIKKDAAVTFEPTTNNKGLSAYAVKVVPDSKYIYIAGERLKLTSIKSFVVFSEEVPVDTPIDKDNAVLSVGLLMNSIRPKTTAKPGEMRSVKKLAITTFQGTTLIFSEDEIDIESTVKMLKV; this is encoded by the coding sequence ATGGCGATGAACGGAACAATCACAACGTGGTTTAAAGATAAAGGTTTTGGATTTATCAAAGATGAGAACGGCGATAACCGCTATTTTCATGTGATTAAGGTTGCCAACCCTGAGCTTATCAAGAAAGATGCGGCGGTAACCTTTGAGCCGACCACCAACAACAAAGGCCTTTCTGCGTATGCGGTGAAGGTCGTGCCGGACAGTAAATATATCTATATCGCGGGCGAGCGCCTGAAGCTCACCTCGATTAAGTCATTCGTGGTGTTCAGCGAAGAGGTCCCGGTCGATACACCGATTGATAAAGACAATGCGGTGCTCTCTGTTGGGCTGCTGATGAACAGCATCAGGCCGAAAACCACGGCGAAACCCGGTGAAATGCGCTCGGTGAAAAAACTGGCGATCACCACTTTCCAGGGCACGACGCTGATCTTTTCGGAAGATGAGATTGATATCGAGTCCACGGTCAAAATGCTCAAAGTCTGA
- a CDS encoding LytR/AlgR family response regulator transcription factor has translation MKVIIVEDEFLAQQELSWLIKEHSQMEIVGTFDDGLDVLKFLQHHRVDAIFLDINIPSLDGVLLAQNISQFAHKPFIVFITAWKEHAVEAFELEAFDYILKPYQESRIVGMLQKLETAWQQQQSGAGATGPVTRENDTINLIKDERIIVTPINDIYYAEAHEKMTFVYTRRESYVMPINITEFCNKLPPSHFFRCHRSFCVNLNKIREIEPWFNNTYILRLKDLEFEIPVSRSKVKEFRQLMHL, from the coding sequence GTGAAAGTCATCATCGTTGAAGATGAATTCCTCGCCCAACAGGAACTCAGTTGGCTGATTAAAGAACATAGCCAGATGGAGATTGTCGGTACGTTTGACGATGGCCTGGATGTACTGAAGTTTTTGCAGCATCACCGCGTCGACGCCATTTTTCTCGATATCAATATCCCGTCTCTGGACGGCGTTCTGCTGGCGCAAAATATCAGTCAGTTCGCCCATAAGCCGTTTATTGTGTTTATTACCGCGTGGAAAGAACATGCGGTTGAAGCGTTCGAGCTGGAGGCATTTGACTATATTCTTAAGCCATATCAGGAATCGCGGATCGTCGGGATGCTGCAAAAACTGGAGACGGCCTGGCAGCAGCAACAGTCCGGTGCCGGTGCGACTGGGCCCGTTACGCGCGAAAACGACACCATCAACCTGATCAAAGATGAGCGAATTATCGTCACGCCGATCAACGATATTTATTACGCCGAAGCCCATGAGAAAATGACGTTTGTTTATACGCGGCGGGAGTCGTACGTGATGCCCATCAATATCACCGAGTTCTGCAACAAACTGCCGCCCTCGCATTTTTTCCGCTGCCACCGCTCGTTCTGCGTCAATCTGAACAAGATCCGCGAGATCGAGCCGTGGTTTAACAATACCTATATTCTGCGGCTCAAGGATCTGGAATTTGAGATCCCCGTAAGCCGCAGTAAGGTAAAAGAGTTTCGGCAGTTAATGCATTTATAG
- a CDS encoding sensor histidine kinase, giving the protein MHEIFTMLLAVFDRAALMLFCLFFLIRIRLFRELLHKSAHTPKELLAVTAIFSMFALFSTWSGVPVEGSLVNVRIIAVMSGGILFGPWVGIITGVIAGTHRYLIDIGGVTALPCFITSILAGCLAGWINRKIPKAQHWRAGILGGMLCETLTMILVVLWAPTTELGLDIVSKIGIPMILGSVCIGFIVMLVQSVEGEKEASAARQAKLALDIANKTLPLFRHVNSESLRQICEIIRHDIHADAVAITNTQHVLAYVGVGEANYRNHDDFVSPTTQQAINHGEIIIKNNDEAHRTPEIHSMLVIPLWEKGVVTGTLKIYYCHAHQITSSLQEMAVGLSQIISTQLEVSRTEQLREMANKAELRALQSKINPHFLFNALNAISSSIRLNPDTARQLIYNLSRYLRYNIELKDDEQIDIKKELYQIKDYIAIEQARFGDKLTVIYDIDEEVNCAIPSLLIQPLVENAIVHGIQPCKGKGVVTISVAECGNRVRIAVRDTGHGIDPKVIERVESNEMPGNKIGLLNVHHRVKLLYGEGLHIRRLEPGTEIAFYVPNHRAATATPATLLL; this is encoded by the coding sequence GTGCACGAAATATTTACCATGCTGCTGGCCGTCTTTGACCGTGCAGCGCTGATGCTATTCTGTCTGTTCTTTCTCATCCGCATCCGCCTGTTTCGCGAGCTGCTGCATAAGTCTGCCCATACGCCAAAAGAACTGCTCGCCGTCACCGCCATTTTTTCGATGTTTGCGTTGTTCAGCACCTGGTCCGGCGTTCCGGTCGAAGGTTCGCTGGTGAATGTGCGGATCATTGCCGTGATGTCAGGCGGGATCCTGTTTGGTCCGTGGGTAGGTATTATTACGGGGGTAATTGCCGGGACGCACCGCTATCTGATTGACATCGGCGGAGTGACAGCACTCCCCTGCTTTATCACCAGCATCCTGGCGGGGTGTCTTGCAGGCTGGATTAACCGCAAGATCCCTAAAGCCCAACACTGGCGCGCCGGGATTTTGGGCGGCATGCTTTGTGAAACGCTGACGATGATCCTGGTTGTTCTCTGGGCACCAACCACCGAACTGGGGCTGGATATCGTCTCGAAAATCGGTATTCCGATGATCCTCGGCAGCGTCTGTATCGGGTTTATTGTGATGCTGGTACAGAGCGTTGAAGGGGAGAAAGAAGCGAGCGCCGCGCGACAGGCCAAACTGGCGCTGGATATCGCCAATAAAACGCTGCCCCTGTTTCGCCATGTCAACAGCGAGTCGTTGCGCCAGATCTGCGAAATCATTCGTCACGATATTCACGCCGACGCGGTGGCAATTACCAATACCCAACATGTACTGGCCTACGTCGGCGTCGGGGAAGCCAACTACCGCAACCACGATGACTTCGTCAGCCCAACCACTCAACAGGCGATCAATCATGGCGAAATTATCATTAAAAATAATGATGAAGCACACCGCACGCCGGAGATCCACTCCATGCTGGTCATTCCATTATGGGAAAAAGGGGTGGTGACCGGCACACTGAAAATTTACTACTGTCACGCCCATCAGATCACCTCGTCATTGCAGGAGATGGCGGTTGGTCTGTCACAGATTATTTCGACCCAGCTCGAGGTGTCCCGTACCGAGCAATTACGGGAAATGGCAAATAAGGCAGAGCTACGTGCGTTACAAAGTAAAATTAATCCTCATTTCCTGTTTAACGCCCTGAACGCCATTTCGTCATCGATTCGGCTGAATCCGGATACTGCTCGCCAGCTTATTTATAATTTGTCGCGTTACCTGCGCTATAACATTGAGTTAAAGGATGACGAGCAGATCGACATCAAAAAAGAGCTGTATCAAATCAAGGATTACATTGCCATTGAACAGGCCCGTTTTGGCGATAAGCTGACCGTTATTTATGATATTGATGAAGAGGTAAACTGCGCCATCCCCAGCCTGTTGATACAACCGTTAGTGGAGAACGCTATTGTCCACGGCATCCAGCCCTGTAAAGGGAAAGGCGTGGTGACGATTAGCGTCGCCGAGTGCGGCAACCGGGTGCGCATTGCCGTAAGGGACACCGGCCACGGTATCGATCCGAAGGTGATTGAGCGTGTGGAATCCAACGAAATGCCAGGCAATAAAATTGGTCTGCTTAATGTCCATCATCGCGTTAAGCTGTTATACGGTGAAGGCCTGCATATTCGCCGCCTGGAGCCAGGTACCGAAATCGCCTTTTATGTGCCTAACCACCGCGCGGCGACCGCTACGCCCGCCACGTTATTGCTTTAA
- the alaC gene encoding alanine transaminase, which translates to MADSRPERRFTRIDRLPPYVFNITAELKMAARRRGEDIIDFSMGNPDGATPPHIVEKLCTVAQRPDTHGYSTSRGIPRLRRAISRWYQERYEVDIDPESEAIVTIGSKEGLAHLMLATLDHGDTVLVPNPSYPIHIYGAVIAGAQVRSVPLVEGIDFFNELERAIRESYPKPKMMILGFPSNPTAQCVELEFFEKVVALAKRYDVLVVHDLAYADIVYDGWKAPSIMQVPGARDVAVEFFTLSKSYNMAGWRIGFMVGNKTLVNALARIKSYHDYGTFTPLQVAAIAALEGDQQCVRDIAEQYKRRRDVLVKGLHEAGWMVEMPKASMYVWAKIPEQYAGMGSLDFAKKLLNDAKVCVSPGIGFGDYGDTHVRFALIENRDRIRQAIRGIKSMFRADGLLPAGTKSASETLE; encoded by the coding sequence ATGGCTGACTCTCGCCCTGAACGTCGCTTTACGCGTATTGATCGTCTCCCCCCCTACGTTTTTAACATCACGGCTGAACTGAAGATGGCTGCGCGTCGGCGCGGCGAAGATATTATCGACTTCAGCATGGGGAACCCGGACGGTGCGACGCCGCCTCACATCGTCGAAAAACTGTGCACCGTGGCGCAGCGCCCGGATACGCACGGTTACTCTACTTCTCGCGGTATCCCGCGCCTGCGTCGGGCCATCTCCCGTTGGTATCAGGAACGCTATGAAGTGGATATCGATCCCGAATCCGAAGCGATTGTCACTATTGGCTCAAAAGAGGGGCTGGCGCACCTGATGCTGGCCACACTCGATCATGGTGATACGGTGCTGGTGCCGAACCCCAGCTATCCCATCCATATTTACGGCGCGGTAATTGCCGGCGCTCAGGTGCGTTCTGTTCCGCTGGTGGAAGGTATCGATTTCTTCAACGAGCTGGAGCGTGCGATTCGCGAAAGTTATCCGAAACCGAAGATGATGATCCTCGGGTTCCCGTCTAATCCGACGGCGCAGTGCGTCGAGTTAGAATTTTTTGAGAAAGTGGTCGCGCTGGCGAAGCGTTACGATGTGCTGGTGGTACACGATCTGGCTTACGCCGACATCGTTTACGATGGCTGGAAAGCGCCGTCCATCATGCAGGTGCCTGGAGCGCGCGACGTGGCGGTGGAGTTTTTCACGCTGTCGAAAAGCTACAATATGGCGGGCTGGCGCATTGGCTTTATGGTCGGCAACAAAACGCTGGTCAATGCCCTGGCGCGGATTAAGAGCTATCACGACTACGGCACGTTTACCCCGCTACAGGTTGCCGCCATTGCGGCACTGGAAGGCGATCAGCAGTGCGTGCGGGATATCGCCGAGCAGTATAAGCGCCGTCGTGACGTACTGGTGAAAGGGCTACATGAGGCCGGGTGGATGGTCGAGATGCCGAAAGCCTCCATGTACGTATGGGCGAAGATCCCGGAACAGTATGCCGGGATGGGGTCGCTGGACTTCGCGAAGAAACTCCTGAACGACGCTAAAGTGTGTGTGTCGCCCGGAATTGGCTTTGGTGATTACGGTGATACCCATGTGCGCTTCGCGCTGATTGAGAACCGCGATCGTATTCGTCAGGCGATCAGAGGGATTAAATCGATGTTCCGCGCCGATGGCCTGTTGCCTGCCGGAACGAAATCGGCTTCTGAAACCCTCGAGTAA
- the ypdK gene encoding membrane protein YpdK: MKYFFMGISFMVIVWAGTFALMI; this comes from the coding sequence GTGAAATATTTCTTTATGGGCATTTCTTTTATGGTCATCGTTTGGGCCGGTACGTTTGCCCTGATGATCTAA
- the lpxP gene encoding kdo(2)-lipid IV(A) palmitoleoyltransferase, giving the protein MFPTCKFSREFLHPRYWLTWFGLGVLWLLVQLPYPLLCFLGTRTGSLARPFLKRRESIARKNLELCFPSYSLEQREKMIEENFRSLGMALLETGMAWFWPDRRVRKWFDVEGLDNLQRAQAQNRGVMVVGVHFMSLELGGRVMGLCQPMMATYRPHNNPLMEWVQTRGRMRSNKAMIGRNNLRGIVGALKKGEAVWFAPDQDYGPKGSSFAPFFAVKDVATTNGTYVLSRLSGSAMLTVTMVRKAGNSGYRLYISPEMKGYPADENQAAAYMNKIIEKEIMRAPEQYLWIHRRFKTRPLGEASLYI; this is encoded by the coding sequence ATGTTCCCAACATGCAAATTTTCCCGCGAGTTCCTACATCCGCGATACTGGCTCACCTGGTTTGGCCTCGGTGTGCTTTGGTTGTTGGTACAACTGCCCTATCCGCTTCTGTGCTTTCTCGGCACCCGAACGGGTTCGTTGGCACGCCCCTTCCTGAAGCGCCGCGAGTCCATCGCCCGTAAAAATCTTGAGCTCTGCTTCCCGTCTTATTCTCTGGAACAGAGAGAAAAGATGATCGAAGAGAATTTCCGTTCTCTCGGTATGGCGCTGCTGGAAACCGGTATGGCCTGGTTCTGGCCGGACCGTCGCGTGCGTAAATGGTTTGATGTTGAGGGACTGGATAACCTGCAACGTGCGCAAGCGCAAAACCGCGGCGTGATGGTCGTTGGCGTTCACTTTATGTCACTGGAACTGGGTGGTCGGGTGATGGGCCTTTGCCAGCCGATGATGGCGACCTATCGCCCACACAACAATCCGCTGATGGAGTGGGTGCAGACCCGCGGACGGATGCGTTCGAATAAAGCTATGATCGGCAGAAACAATCTGCGCGGCATCGTTGGTGCCCTGAAGAAAGGTGAAGCCGTCTGGTTTGCACCGGATCAGGACTACGGCCCAAAAGGCAGTTCTTTCGCTCCGTTCTTCGCTGTTAAGGACGTGGCAACCACGAATGGTACCTATGTGTTGTCGCGTTTATCAGGTTCGGCCATGCTCACCGTTACGATGGTCAGAAAAGCCGGTAACAGTGGTTACCGTCTGTATATCTCTCCTGAGATGAAAGGCTACCCGGCAGATGAAAACCAGGCCGCCGCCTATATGAACAAAATTATCGAGAAAGAGATCATGCGCGCCCCTGAGCAGTATCTCTGGATCCACCGCCGCTTTAAAACCCGTCCACTGGGTGAAGCCTCGCTCTACATCTAA
- a CDS encoding DUF2545 family protein, translating into MIFFLAFLLVSMLGVSGYIAQVLGWVSAISAFIGMIILAVLIYYTTMWLTAGDEMVTGLFLFLSPACGLIIRFMVGYGKR; encoded by the coding sequence ATGATCTTTTTTTTAGCCTTTCTGCTCGTGAGTATGCTGGGTGTCAGTGGTTATATCGCGCAGGTTTTAGGTTGGGTATCAGCCATTAGCGCGTTTATCGGCATGATCATTCTGGCGGTGCTGATATACTACACCACGATGTGGTTGACTGCTGGTGATGAGATGGTCACAGGATTGTTTCTTTTTCTTTCACCGGCCTGCGGCCTGATCATTCGTTTTATGGTGGGCTACGGTAAGCGTTAA
- a CDS encoding cyanate transporter, whose product MNKTPHFGLILLILVLIGLNMRPLLTSVGPLLPQLRAASGMSFAVASLLTALPMIAMGALALAGGWINRHISERLSVALSLLMVTTGALLRELAPHSVVLLSSALLGGIGIGIVQVVMPTVIKRLFHRRMPQVMGLWSAALMGGGGLGAAMTPWIAQHSELWYRSLAWWALPALIALVGWLAQPRSAEMPSPHRKSAAVRVVLNPRAWTLGLYFGVINGGYGSLIAWLPPYYIQLGESAQFSGTLLALMTVGQTAGALILPMLARHQDRRKLLLFTLALQMLGFCGFILWPAQLPILWAVVCGIGLGGAFPLCLVLALDHAQHPVISGKLVAFMQGIGFIIAGLSPWLSGILRSLSGNYWLDWTFHALCVAGLMALTLRFVPARYPQEWSVAE is encoded by the coding sequence ATGAACAAAACGCCCCACTTTGGGCTAATCCTGCTGATTCTGGTGCTGATTGGCCTGAATATGCGTCCGCTGCTGACCTCGGTTGGTCCACTTTTGCCGCAACTACGTGCCGCAAGTGGTATGAGCTTTGCCGTGGCGTCGCTGCTCACAGCATTACCGATGATCGCCATGGGGGCTCTGGCGCTGGCCGGAGGGTGGATCAATCGCCATATCAGCGAGCGCCTTAGCGTCGCCTTAAGTCTGTTGATGGTTACGACCGGCGCGTTGCTTCGCGAACTGGCGCCGCACAGCGTCGTACTACTGAGCAGCGCTCTGCTGGGCGGTATCGGTATTGGGATCGTTCAGGTTGTCATGCCAACGGTAATTAAGCGCCTTTTTCATCGTCGCATGCCGCAGGTGATGGGGCTCTGGTCAGCTGCATTAATGGGCGGAGGGGGACTCGGCGCGGCGATGACCCCGTGGATCGCGCAACATAGCGAACTCTGGTATCGCTCGCTGGCATGGTGGGCTCTGCCTGCGCTGATTGCCCTGGTCGGCTGGCTGGCACAACCTCGCTCAGCTGAGATGCCGTCACCTCACCGGAAAAGTGCTGCCGTGCGCGTCGTACTCAACCCGCGCGCCTGGACGCTGGGACTCTATTTTGGCGTGATCAATGGCGGTTACGGCAGCCTGATTGCCTGGCTGCCGCCGTACTATATTCAGTTGGGCGAAAGCGCACAGTTCAGCGGCACGCTGCTGGCTCTGATGACCGTCGGTCAAACAGCGGGGGCGCTAATATTGCCGATGCTTGCGCGTCATCAGGATCGTCGTAAACTGCTGCTTTTCACGCTGGCCTTACAGATGCTTGGCTTTTGCGGTTTTATCCTCTGGCCTGCGCAACTGCCAATCCTCTGGGCCGTGGTTTGCGGTATCGGCCTGGGCGGCGCATTTCCTTTATGTCTGGTGCTGGCGCTGGACCATGCCCAACATCCGGTGATATCCGGCAAATTAGTCGCTTTTATGCAGGGGATTGGCTTTATAATCGCGGGCCTCTCTCCCTGGCTCTCCGGTATCTTACGGAGCCTGAGCGGCAATTACTGGCTTGACTGGACGTTCCACGCCCTCTGTGTGGCCGGACTTATGGCGCTCACCCTGCGTTTCGTGCCGGCACGCTATCCACAGGAATGGTCAGTCGCTGAATAA
- a CDS encoding nucleoside deaminase, translating to MSAHDNYLQQALALAARNVEQGGRPFGAIIVRNGEAIAEAVNTLHLDDDPTGHAELNAIRAIAAHSGSAALRECVVYASGQPCPMCLSAMYLTGVKEVWFANSNGDGETFRLSTAAIYQQLRQPLEQQTLPVHHLPQPNGLAVYQRWAEKQS from the coding sequence ATGTCTGCACATGATAATTATCTGCAACAGGCACTGGCCCTGGCAGCCCGCAACGTTGAACAGGGTGGACGCCCGTTTGGCGCGATTATTGTCCGCAATGGCGAAGCGATCGCCGAAGCCGTCAACACGCTACACCTGGATGATGACCCCACCGGGCATGCAGAGCTCAATGCCATTCGGGCGATTGCGGCTCATTCAGGCAGCGCGGCGCTTCGCGAATGTGTGGTTTACGCCAGCGGTCAGCCGTGCCCCATGTGCCTTAGTGCCATGTATCTCACCGGCGTAAAAGAAGTCTGGTTCGCCAACAGCAATGGCGATGGTGAGACATTCCGTCTTTCCACTGCGGCAATTTATCAGCAATTACGGCAGCCCCTCGAGCAACAAACTCTGCCTGTTCATCATCTTCCGCAACCCAATGGGCTGGCAGTTTATCAACGCTGGGCTGAAAAACAGTCATGA
- the cynS gene encoding cyanase translates to MIQSQINRDIRLALADQILLSKAKKDLTFAQLADGTGLSEAFVTAALLGQHALPADAARLVGEKLALDSDAVLLLQTIPLRGSIDDRVPTDPTMYRFYEMLQVYGTTLKALVHEKFGDGIISAINFKLDVKKVADPEGGERAVITLDGKYLPTKPF, encoded by the coding sequence ATGATTCAGTCGCAAATTAACCGTGATATTCGCCTGGCCCTGGCCGACCAGATCCTGCTGAGCAAAGCCAAAAAAGATCTCACGTTTGCCCAACTTGCGGACGGCACCGGCTTATCAGAAGCGTTTGTCACCGCCGCGCTGCTTGGCCAACATGCTCTCCCGGCCGATGCAGCGCGTCTCGTCGGCGAAAAACTGGCTCTCGACAGCGATGCAGTATTGTTGCTACAGACCATCCCATTGCGCGGCAGTATTGACGATCGCGTACCGACAGACCCGACGATGTACCGTTTCTATGAGATGTTGCAGGTTTACGGCACCACGTTAAAAGCGCTGGTTCACGAAAAATTTGGCGACGGCATTATTAGCGCCATTAACTTCAAGCTGGATGTCAAAAAAGTGGCGGACCCGGAAGGCGGCGAGCGCGCCGTAATTACCCTCGATGGTAAGTATTTACCCACGAAGCCTTTCTAA
- a CDS encoding carbonic anhydrase produces the protein MKEIIDGFLKFQRNVFPERAELFRRLATEQNPRALFISCSDSRLVPELVTQREPGDLFVIRNAGNIVPSYGPEPGGVTASVEYAVSALRVTDIVICGHSDCGAMTAIAGCHCLDHMPAVDHWLRYADSARVVNESRTHASLAEKTAAMVRENVIAQLANIQTHPSVRLALEEGRIALHGWVYDIESAEIAAYDGTRGRFVSLAENPNTCAMPYRQSSAA, from the coding sequence GTGAAAGAGATTATTGATGGTTTCCTGAAATTTCAGCGCAATGTATTTCCTGAACGCGCGGAATTATTCAGACGCCTTGCCACTGAGCAAAACCCCCGCGCGTTATTCATCTCCTGTTCGGACAGTCGCCTGGTCCCCGAACTGGTCACCCAGCGCGAGCCTGGCGATCTGTTCGTGATCCGCAACGCCGGCAATATTGTGCCGTCATATGGCCCGGAACCCGGTGGGGTGACTGCCTCGGTGGAATACGCCGTCTCTGCGCTTCGCGTCACCGACATCGTTATCTGTGGGCACTCCGATTGCGGTGCGATGACCGCGATTGCCGGGTGTCACTGCCTGGACCACATGCCTGCCGTCGATCACTGGCTGCGCTATGCGGATTCCGCCCGCGTAGTCAACGAGTCACGAACGCATGCCTCTTTAGCTGAAAAAACGGCCGCGATGGTGCGTGAAAACGTCATCGCGCAACTCGCCAACATTCAAACCCATCCCTCAGTGCGTCTCGCACTTGAAGAAGGACGCATTGCGCTCCACGGCTGGGTCTATGACATCGAAAGCGCTGAGATTGCCGCTTACGACGGCACCCGCGGACGGTTCGTTTCACTGGCAGAAAACCCAAACACCTGCGCGATGCCTTATCGCCAGTCATCCGCAGCCTGA